The proteins below come from a single Dermatophilaceae bacterium Soc4.6 genomic window:
- a CDS encoding alpha/beta fold hydrolase, producing the protein MPPATTAPVHYVLPGLAVTDHVLPVPLDWAAADRGEPTETIEVFVREVVDPARRHDDLPAVVFLQGGPGGASPRPLSATGWIGELLRTRRVFLLDQRGTGRSSRVEGRRLAERGTPADQATYLGLFRGDSIVRDAEHARHALFGGRRWETLGQSYGGFVTLTYLSRAPQGLSACYVTGGLPSVRPDAADVYRRTFPRIAAKNEAWRERYPHAVDHAAAVADRVSVGDVRLPDGDLLTVRRLQLLGQRLGMKHGGDSLHWLLDEALDVDGEPTAAFLEQVLTQTSFATNPLFVVLQEPIYGDPASAPTGWAAQAERDRRPEFAESARPLLFTGETMFPWMMDEIRLLRPFREAADLLAARTDWEPLYDLDALAANEVPLAAAIYYEDMYVDAELQIETAAHLGATQTWVTNEWEHDGISDPRVVLGLRELIDKMGGPRA; encoded by the coding sequence GTGCCCCCCGCGACCACCGCCCCTGTCCACTACGTGCTCCCGGGGCTCGCGGTCACCGATCACGTGCTGCCGGTGCCGCTCGACTGGGCGGCCGCCGACCGCGGCGAGCCCACCGAGACCATCGAGGTCTTCGTGCGCGAGGTCGTCGACCCGGCCCGTCGCCACGACGACCTCCCGGCCGTCGTCTTCCTCCAGGGGGGCCCCGGCGGGGCCTCACCGCGACCGCTCTCGGCCACGGGCTGGATCGGCGAGCTGCTGCGCACCCGCCGCGTCTTCCTGCTCGACCAGCGCGGCACCGGCCGCAGCAGCCGGGTCGAGGGCCGACGTCTGGCCGAGCGGGGCACGCCAGCCGACCAGGCGACCTACCTGGGGCTCTTCCGGGGTGACTCGATCGTGCGCGACGCCGAGCACGCGCGGCACGCCCTCTTCGGCGGCCGGCGGTGGGAGACGCTGGGCCAGAGCTACGGCGGGTTCGTCACCCTCACCTACCTCTCCCGTGCGCCGCAGGGTCTGTCGGCCTGCTACGTCACCGGCGGGCTGCCCAGCGTGCGACCCGACGCGGCCGACGTCTACCGACGCACCTTCCCGCGCATCGCAGCCAAGAACGAGGCCTGGCGGGAGCGCTACCCCCACGCCGTCGACCACGCGGCCGCCGTCGCCGACCGCGTCAGCGTCGGCGACGTGCGCCTGCCCGACGGCGACCTGCTCACCGTGCGCCGCCTCCAGCTGCTCGGGCAACGACTGGGGATGAAGCACGGCGGCGACAGCCTGCACTGGCTGCTCGACGAGGCCCTCGACGTCGACGGCGAGCCCACCGCGGCCTTCCTCGAGCAGGTGCTGACCCAGACGTCGTTCGCGACCAACCCGCTCTTCGTCGTGCTGCAGGAGCCGATCTACGGCGACCCCGCGAGCGCGCCGACGGGCTGGGCGGCTCAGGCCGAGCGCGACCGGCGGCCGGAGTTCGCCGAGTCGGCGCGGCCGCTGCTCTTCACGGGCGAGACGATGTTCCCCTGGATGATGGACGAGATCCGGCTGCTGCGCCCCTTCCGCGAGGCGGCCGACCTGCTCGCCGCCCGCACCGACTGGGAGCCGCTCTACGACCTCGACGCCCTCGCGGCCAACGAGGTGCCGCTCGCGGCGGCGATCTACTACGAGGACATGTACGTCGACGCCGAGCTGCAGATCGAGACCGCCGCCCACCTCGGCGCGACCCAGACCTGGGTCACCAACGAGTGGGAGCACGACGGCATCTCGGACCCCAGGGTGGTGCTGGGGCTGAGAGAGCTGATCGACAAGATGGGCGGGCCGCGCGCCTGA
- a CDS encoding phosphatidate cytidylyltransferase, giving the protein MSPEVADRLVTTDPEIPEPVTPDPAPVSRAGRNLPAAITVGLSLGALVVASLFVRREIFVPLATASVCIGVWEISRALRRGGVVVPVVPALVGTVGMNVAAFVGGGQALAVTFGLTCVAILLWRFADGVAGAARDTAGGILVVAYPALLASFYALMLAPGDGDWRIFTYVAVTVSSDIGGYAVGVTRGRHPIAPSISPKKSWEGFAGSVLACVGVGIASVVLTLHGQWWVGLLLGVLAAVVGTVGDFVESTVKRDLGVKDMSNILPGHGGVMDRLDSLVMVAPVAWAVLAIFVPVS; this is encoded by the coding sequence GGCGCAACCTGCCCGCCGCCATCACGGTGGGCCTGAGCCTGGGGGCGCTGGTCGTCGCTAGCCTCTTCGTGCGCCGTGAGATCTTCGTCCCGCTCGCCACCGCGTCGGTCTGCATCGGGGTCTGGGAGATCTCGCGGGCGCTGCGTCGCGGCGGGGTCGTGGTGCCCGTCGTGCCGGCCCTCGTCGGCACGGTCGGCATGAACGTCGCGGCCTTCGTGGGGGGTGGGCAGGCGCTCGCCGTCACCTTCGGTCTGACCTGCGTGGCCATCCTGCTGTGGCGCTTCGCCGACGGCGTGGCCGGGGCCGCCCGCGACACGGCCGGTGGCATCCTCGTGGTCGCCTATCCGGCCCTGCTGGCCTCGTTCTACGCGCTGATGCTCGCGCCCGGCGACGGTGACTGGCGCATCTTCACCTACGTCGCGGTCACCGTCTCGAGCGACATCGGCGGGTATGCCGTGGGGGTCACCCGGGGGCGGCACCCCATCGCGCCGAGCATCAGCCCGAAGAAGTCGTGGGAGGGCTTCGCCGGGTCGGTGCTCGCCTGCGTCGGCGTGGGCATCGCCAGCGTCGTCCTCACCCTGCACGGCCAGTGGTGGGTGGGGCTGCTGCTGGGCGTGCTCGCCGCCGTCGTCGGCACGGTCGGCGACTTCGTGGAGTCCACCGTCAAGCGCGACCTCGGCGTCAAGGACATGTCCAACATCCTCCCCGGCCACGGCGGCGTGATGGACCGGCTCGACTCCCTCGTGATGGTCGCCCCGGTGGCCTGGGCGGTGCTCGCCATCTTCGTGCCGGTCAGCTGA